The following proteins come from a genomic window of Crateriforma spongiae:
- a CDS encoding enoyl-CoA hydratase/isomerase family protein, whose protein sequence is MQHVDVKVHEEIATIVLDRPQVRNALSPGLLEDLNQAFSDVHQEKRVRAVVLTGAGSDFCSGLDLGVLKEINELPESESLAQSHQYWRQWAESIEVVLRFPKPVVAAVDGLAAGAGLSLALASDLMVLSHGATLSAPAIRHGLVGGITASLLAFRHGGALASQMALSGDAINAEAAVARGIACHAVDSEQIWVAACDWARRCTQGPAAAIQATKRVINESIGEALISQISAAAAAGAAGCSHETAAQGIQAFVEKTDPQWHG, encoded by the coding sequence TTGCAACACGTTGATGTCAAAGTTCACGAAGAAATCGCAACGATCGTTTTGGACCGGCCCCAAGTTCGAAACGCGCTCAGTCCCGGGCTATTGGAAGACCTGAACCAAGCGTTTTCCGATGTTCATCAAGAAAAACGCGTCAGGGCGGTCGTGCTGACCGGCGCCGGATCCGATTTTTGTAGCGGATTGGACCTGGGGGTTTTGAAAGAGATCAACGAGCTTCCTGAATCGGAATCTCTGGCCCAGTCGCACCAGTATTGGCGTCAATGGGCCGAGTCGATTGAAGTCGTCTTGCGCTTTCCAAAACCGGTGGTCGCCGCGGTCGACGGTCTGGCCGCTGGTGCCGGTCTATCGCTGGCTTTGGCAAGTGACTTGATGGTGCTCAGCCACGGGGCGACCCTGTCGGCGCCGGCAATCCGTCACGGTTTGGTCGGCGGCATCACGGCATCTCTTTTGGCGTTTCGCCACGGCGGGGCGCTCGCTTCGCAGATGGCGTTATCGGGCGATGCCATAAATGCCGAAGCCGCCGTTGCCCGCGGCATCGCCTGCCATGCGGTGGATTCCGAACAAATCTGGGTGGCCGCTTGCGACTGGGCGCGGCGTTGCACCCAGGGGCCTGCCGCCGCGATCCAAGCCACCAAACGTGTGATCAATGAATCGATCGGTGAAGCACTGATCAGCCAGATTTCCGCTGCCGCCGCCGCCGGTGCTGCCGGTTGCAGCCACGAAACCGCCGCCCAGGGAATCCAAGCCTTTGTCGAAAAAACGGACCCTCAGTGGCATGGTTGA
- a CDS encoding DUF1559 domain-containing protein has translation MTKSNGGRPPRSGFTLVELLVVIAVIGILVSLLLPAVQSAREASRRMSCGNNIRQLGLAMQNYHSAFKRFPGIGQNINNGWSLHAQLLPYAEQSQVADLIDYRIPLGRSTDGFNSPHDETAKIAIPFLNCPGDTTEVVKQVVQPARRGPSIVIDAAGVNYFVNVGSGTDSYVDYGQPTDGITWVGARTGFRDVIDGTSNTIMFAETLMGPGTEAPTVVDPNHSRSLIAGGQGRSVTDMMNFRDQVMSQEANAFITTHNSWDTRRGSVWISSFGSGGAAINGWHTPNSRYPDLGIRAFIARGPRSNHPGGVMVANCDGSVTLLSEHVDLDAYRAMWTRNGREVVAAQ, from the coding sequence TTGACCAAATCCAATGGCGGACGTCCACCTCGATCTGGATTCACCTTGGTGGAACTGTTGGTGGTCATTGCGGTCATCGGCATCTTGGTCAGCCTGCTTCTGCCCGCGGTTCAGTCGGCCCGGGAAGCATCGCGGCGGATGAGCTGCGGGAACAACATCCGACAGCTCGGCTTGGCGATGCAGAACTATCATTCGGCATTCAAGCGTTTTCCCGGGATCGGCCAGAACATCAACAATGGTTGGTCGCTGCACGCCCAGCTGTTGCCCTATGCCGAACAGAGTCAGGTGGCCGACCTGATCGATTATCGCATTCCGTTGGGGCGATCGACCGACGGGTTCAATTCGCCGCATGATGAAACGGCGAAAATTGCGATTCCGTTTTTGAATTGCCCAGGTGACACCACCGAGGTTGTCAAGCAAGTCGTCCAGCCGGCCCGACGTGGCCCATCGATCGTGATAGATGCTGCGGGTGTGAACTACTTTGTCAACGTCGGCTCGGGTACCGACAGTTACGTCGACTATGGCCAGCCCACCGACGGAATCACATGGGTCGGTGCTCGCACCGGATTCCGCGACGTGATCGACGGAACCAGCAACACCATCATGTTTGCCGAAACGTTGATGGGTCCGGGAACCGAGGCACCGACCGTAGTCGATCCGAACCATTCTCGTTCGCTGATCGCTGGTGGGCAGGGCCGCAGCGTGACGGACATGATGAACTTCCGTGATCAAGTCATGTCCCAAGAAGCCAACGCTTTCATCACCACTCACAACAGCTGGGACACACGCCGCGGCAGTGTCTGGATCTCTTCGTTCGGCAGTGGTGGTGCCGCGATCAATGGCTGGCACACTCCCAATTCCCGATATCCCGACTTGGGCATACGTGCATTCATCGCGAGAGGCCCACGCAGCAATCACCCGGGCGGCGTGATGGTCGCAAATTGTGACGGAAGCGTCACGCTGTTATCAGAGCATGTCGATCTGGACGCCTATCGAGCGATGTGGACCCGCAACGGCCGTGAAGTGGTGGCGGCGCAATAG
- a CDS encoding sigma 54-interacting transcriptional regulator, with amino-acid sequence MFAILHARSGPDKDRNYTLDPSRPAHIGRGTSCEILLTDPMSSRFHAVVFFEDGNWHLRDTSSRNGTLVNGQKADTARLLDKSIITIGETDLQLVEGDAEDVEESSIKQTWVADPDDLKERLQDREVDPINKLAQTEYLLDLYQLSLNLMSGSSGVDTIETVLELLRDRTAASGVTLYHETHEGRLVPQSSYPKDSHKRLQLSRRLIRRIQRSSDPMWIDREYDPKVRGEIKAADGKPWSDVIVCPLSIDDNAIGMLAMFRDESAFDHQHYDFVVAASRLLAIGLVQYQKTHSLAVERAHLAERNAEGPELIGQCDAMTRLKERITRVGRASGSVLIRGESGSGKELVARAVHRASPRADRPMLTVNCAAIPQDLIESQLFGHKKGSFTGADTDHVGWFEQAHTGTLFLDEIGELTLEGQAKLLRILEGHPFLPVGATEQVLVDVRVIAATNRDLAEFVREGHFREDLFYRLSVFELFVPPLRERESDLDLLIDHFLAHFCRQHGRLKLRLSEDARDRMHEYPWPGNVRQLRNVIDSAVVMADDPMIQADDLGLRDAGISRLDTLRIDEWERRLIRQALEKSEGSVPKAAKMLGISRATAYRKIAEYDIQK; translated from the coding sequence ATGTTCGCCATCCTGCATGCAAGATCGGGTCCCGACAAAGATCGAAATTACACCCTCGATCCGTCCCGACCTGCGCATATCGGACGTGGCACCAGCTGTGAAATCTTGCTGACCGATCCGATGAGTTCGCGGTTCCATGCCGTCGTTTTTTTCGAAGACGGGAATTGGCATCTTCGCGACACCAGCAGCCGAAACGGTACCCTGGTCAATGGCCAGAAAGCGGACACCGCTCGGCTGCTGGACAAGTCGATCATCACGATCGGCGAAACGGATCTGCAATTGGTCGAAGGCGACGCGGAAGATGTCGAAGAATCATCGATCAAACAAACCTGGGTTGCCGATCCCGATGATCTGAAAGAACGCTTGCAGGATCGGGAGGTCGATCCGATCAACAAGCTGGCACAGACGGAATACCTACTGGATTTGTACCAGTTAAGTCTGAATCTGATGTCGGGTTCCAGTGGCGTCGACACCATCGAAACGGTGCTGGAACTGTTGCGCGATCGCACCGCCGCATCGGGTGTCACCCTGTATCACGAAACACACGAAGGACGGCTGGTTCCGCAATCCAGCTATCCCAAGGATTCGCACAAACGCCTGCAACTTAGCCGACGGCTGATCCGACGCATTCAACGCAGCAGCGATCCGATGTGGATCGATCGCGAATACGATCCGAAGGTGCGTGGCGAAATCAAGGCGGCCGACGGCAAGCCATGGTCGGATGTGATTGTTTGTCCGCTGTCCATCGACGACAACGCGATCGGAATGCTGGCGATGTTCCGTGATGAATCGGCGTTCGATCACCAGCATTATGATTTCGTCGTGGCGGCATCGCGGTTATTGGCGATCGGTTTGGTCCAATATCAAAAGACACATTCGTTGGCGGTCGAACGCGCCCACTTGGCCGAACGCAATGCCGAAGGCCCCGAGTTGATTGGTCAGTGTGACGCAATGACTCGGTTGAAAGAACGAATCACCCGGGTCGGTCGCGCCAGCGGATCGGTGTTGATCCGCGGCGAATCAGGCAGCGGAAAAGAACTGGTCGCGCGGGCGGTTCATCGCGCCAGCCCGCGTGCCGATCGACCGATGTTGACGGTCAACTGTGCCGCGATTCCACAGGATCTGATTGAAAGCCAGTTGTTCGGTCACAAGAAGGGTTCCTTCACCGGCGCCGATACCGATCACGTCGGTTGGTTCGAACAAGCCCACACCGGAACGCTGTTTTTGGACGAAATCGGCGAACTGACTTTGGAAGGTCAAGCGAAGCTGTTGCGAATCTTGGAAGGCCATCCGTTCTTGCCCGTCGGTGCGACCGAACAAGTGTTGGTGGATGTGCGGGTGATCGCGGCGACCAATCGCGACTTGGCTGAATTTGTCCGCGAAGGCCATTTCCGCGAAGACCTGTTTTATCGACTCAGCGTTTTTGAATTGTTCGTCCCACCGCTGCGTGAACGCGAAAGTGATCTGGATCTGTTGATCGATCACTTCTTGGCCCATTTCTGTCGCCAGCATGGTCGGCTGAAATTACGTTTGTCCGAAGACGCACGCGACCGGATGCACGAATACCCCTGGCCTGGGAACGTCCGGCAATTAAGGAACGTCATTGATAGTGCGGTTGTGATGGCGGACGATCCGATGATCCAAGCCGACGATTTAGGGCTGCGCGACGCGGGGATCAGCCGCTTGGACACGCTGCGTATCGACGAATGGGAACGGCGATTGATCCGACAAGCTTTGGAAAAAAGCGAAGGCAGCGTTCCCAAGGCCGCCAAAATGTTGGGAATCAGTCGTGCGACGGCTTATCGAAAAATTGCCGAGTATGACATCCAAAAATAG
- the metG gene encoding methionine--tRNA ligase, with amino-acid sequence MTRRLLVTSALPYANGPIHIGHLVEYIQTDIWVRFQKLMGNRAIYMCADDTHGTAIMIRAKAEGRSEEALIASMSEAHQRDFAGFDIRFDHYGSTHSEENRQLCHQFWESLRKAGLIAERSIEQLYDPEAETFLADRFVRGTCPVCGLEDQAGDNCNNGHTYSPTELIDPKSTLSGATPVLKEATHLFVELEKLHDFLNDWVDSADALQSETANYLKGYFLSAGLKDWDISRPAPYFGFEIPDAPGNYWYVWFDAPIGYIASTAQWCAANNETLADWWQSDDCEVHHFIGKDITYFHTLFWPGMLKTAGFSLPTKVHIHGFLNVDGKKMSKRDGTLVAAETYLKHLDPSYLRYFYATKLTSRVEDLDLGLDEFAEKVNSDLVGKVVNLASRVGKFAAKLGLSKTYPDDGGLFQAAAAKGKDIADAYEQCEYAKAMRLIMELADAANPFVEHAKPWEMKKDPEREDELRDVCTVALNLFRQLAIYLSPVLPKLAQQCGELLNDPITSWEQSQTPLVGSPVNKFQRMMNRVQVEDLQKMIDEGKQESAADEKPVNPFGDSDQPLQDEPIADEITIDDFAKVDLRVARVLSAEQVPEANKLLKLTLGLGGDETRQVFAGIKAAYEPEKLVGRLVVMVANLKPRKMRFGLSEGMVTAAGPGGADVFVLGVDDGALPGQRVH; translated from the coding sequence ATGACACGACGTCTGTTGGTCACCAGCGCGTTGCCCTATGCCAACGGTCCGATTCACATCGGGCACTTGGTCGAATACATCCAGACCGATATCTGGGTCCGCTTTCAAAAGCTGATGGGCAACCGCGCGATTTACATGTGCGCCGACGACACCCACGGCACGGCGATCATGATCCGGGCGAAGGCCGAAGGACGCAGCGAAGAAGCGTTGATTGCCAGCATGAGCGAGGCTCACCAACGCGACTTCGCCGGCTTTGACATTCGGTTTGACCATTACGGCAGCACCCACAGCGAAGAAAACCGCCAGCTTTGCCATCAGTTCTGGGAATCCCTTCGCAAGGCCGGGCTGATCGCCGAACGCAGCATCGAACAACTGTACGACCCCGAGGCGGAGACGTTTCTGGCCGATCGCTTCGTGCGTGGCACTTGTCCAGTGTGTGGGCTGGAGGATCAGGCGGGGGACAACTGCAACAACGGCCACACCTATTCGCCCACCGAATTGATCGATCCCAAAAGCACCCTCAGCGGTGCGACGCCGGTGCTGAAGGAAGCGACGCACCTGTTCGTGGAATTGGAAAAGCTGCACGACTTCTTGAACGACTGGGTTGATTCGGCCGATGCCTTGCAAAGCGAAACGGCGAACTACCTGAAAGGCTACTTTCTGTCGGCGGGACTGAAGGACTGGGACATCAGTCGTCCGGCACCCTATTTCGGGTTTGAGATCCCCGACGCACCAGGCAACTACTGGTACGTCTGGTTCGACGCCCCGATCGGTTACATCGCGTCGACCGCCCAGTGGTGTGCGGCCAACAACGAAACGCTGGCCGATTGGTGGCAAAGCGACGACTGTGAAGTGCATCACTTCATCGGCAAAGACATCACTTACTTTCACACACTGTTTTGGCCGGGGATGCTAAAGACGGCGGGATTCAGTCTGCCGACCAAAGTGCATATCCACGGCTTTTTGAACGTGGACGGCAAAAAGATGTCCAAACGCGACGGAACGTTGGTCGCGGCGGAAACCTACTTGAAACACTTGGACCCCAGTTACCTGCGTTACTTCTATGCAACGAAACTGACGTCGCGGGTCGAAGATTTGGACTTGGGGTTGGATGAGTTTGCGGAAAAGGTCAACAGCGACTTGGTCGGCAAAGTCGTTAATCTGGCCAGCCGCGTTGGCAAGTTCGCCGCCAAACTGGGCCTTAGCAAAACGTATCCCGATGATGGTGGGTTGTTCCAAGCCGCCGCGGCGAAGGGCAAGGACATTGCCGATGCCTATGAACAATGTGAATACGCCAAAGCCATGCGTTTGATCATGGAATTGGCCGACGCCGCCAATCCGTTCGTCGAACATGCCAAGCCGTGGGAGATGAAAAAGGATCCGGAGCGGGAAGACGAGCTTCGTGACGTTTGCACGGTTGCCCTGAACCTGTTCCGCCAATTGGCCATCTATTTGTCCCCCGTGTTGCCGAAGCTGGCACAGCAGTGTGGCGAATTGCTGAATGATCCGATCACGTCGTGGGAACAATCGCAAACGCCGTTGGTCGGTTCCCCGGTCAACAAATTTCAACGCATGATGAACCGCGTCCAAGTAGAGGATTTGCAAAAGATGATCGACGAAGGAAAACAAGAATCGGCCGCTGACGAAAAGCCCGTCAATCCGTTTGGCGATTCCGACCAGCCGCTGCAGGACGAACCGATTGCCGATGAAATCACCATCGACGACTTCGCCAAAGTGGACTTGCGGGTCGCTCGTGTTTTGTCGGCCGAACAGGTTCCCGAAGCGAATAAATTGCTGAAGTTGACCCTGGGGCTTGGCGGTGACGAAACGCGTCAAGTCTTCGCCGGCATCAAAGCCGCCTACGAACCGGAAAAGCTGGTCGGTCGTTTGGTCGTCATGGTCGCCAATTTGAAACCGCGTAAGATGCGATTCGGGCTGAGCGAAGGCATGGTGACCGCGGCCGGCCCCGGTGGCGCGGA
- a CDS encoding trypsin-like peptidase domain-containing protein, whose amino-acid sequence MTGIKFALASVAISWLSMLSVSANAILVEFTSKQCQHCETMKPVLAQLERSGVAIRRVDVSSEPHLVRRYGVRQTPTYLVIADGKEVTRLVGSHSIDELRQALQTNPGGPHIPTGSQQSAAPPRAAEFADTPRTRLAAAGPGATNPPRLAAFGRSDVRPQNVPSVATAGNTMSETMPNVTMADAVERARAATVRLRVYDGHGFGVGTGTIIDSHGAESLVMTCGHLFRDTDGEGRIEVDLFVGGETKTVPGQLVDYDAEDRDIAVVAIQPGINIQPVKVIKHSQKVTTGQAAFSFGCDRGADPSRRDTRITGVDKYNQHLGVSNLEIDGAPIDGRSGGGLFDQNGCLIGVCNAADYKSDVGIYTGPGSIHWQLERVNLTHLAQGDAGTAVAPTNQFSATVPAGGSPAAEPPVRLAALDAPAGGFDAGIVQPSALASPAGQDRREVIVIIRDPDQPDTQPRVLTIRQPSEALMNSLMTH is encoded by the coding sequence TTGACTGGTATCAAGTTCGCGCTAGCGTCCGTCGCTATTTCTTGGTTGTCGATGCTGTCGGTATCGGCCAACGCCATCTTGGTGGAATTCACGTCCAAGCAGTGCCAGCACTGTGAAACGATGAAGCCCGTGCTGGCACAACTGGAACGATCGGGCGTTGCGATCCGCCGCGTCGACGTGTCCAGCGAACCGCATTTGGTCCGCCGCTACGGCGTCCGCCAAACGCCAACCTATCTGGTCATCGCCGACGGCAAAGAAGTCACACGCTTGGTCGGCAGCCACAGCATCGACGAACTTCGTCAAGCCTTGCAAACCAATCCCGGTGGACCCCACATCCCAACCGGTTCCCAGCAATCCGCCGCACCGCCACGGGCGGCTGAATTCGCCGACACTCCTCGAACGCGTCTGGCTGCGGCCGGTCCGGGGGCAACAAACCCGCCACGCTTGGCCGCCTTCGGACGGTCCGACGTTCGACCGCAAAACGTGCCATCCGTTGCCACAGCCGGCAACACGATGTCCGAAACCATGCCGAACGTCACGATGGCCGATGCGGTGGAACGTGCTCGCGCCGCAACGGTTCGATTACGTGTTTATGACGGCCATGGCTTTGGCGTTGGCACCGGAACGATCATCGATTCGCACGGTGCGGAATCGCTGGTCATGACCTGCGGTCACCTGTTCCGCGATACCGACGGCGAAGGCCGGATCGAAGTTGATCTGTTCGTCGGCGGCGAAACCAAAACCGTGCCCGGCCAATTGGTCGACTATGACGCAGAAGATCGTGACATCGCCGTGGTGGCGATCCAGCCGGGGATCAACATCCAACCGGTCAAGGTCATCAAGCACAGCCAAAAGGTCACCACCGGACAAGCCGCTTTCAGTTTCGGATGCGACCGTGGTGCCGATCCCTCGCGGCGTGATACCCGCATCACCGGGGTCGACAAGTACAACCAACATTTGGGTGTCAGCAATCTGGAAATCGACGGTGCACCGATCGACGGTCGCAGCGGTGGTGGATTGTTCGACCAGAACGGATGTTTGATCGGCGTCTGCAACGCAGCGGACTACAAAAGTGATGTCGGCATCTATACCGGACCGGGCTCGATTCACTGGCAATTGGAACGCGTGAATCTGACACATCTGGCCCAAGGCGATGCCGGCACGGCGGTCGCCCCAACGAATCAATTTTCCGCGACCGTACCAGCCGGTGGTTCACCGGCCGCCGAACCACCGGTCCGGTTGGCGGCACTGGATGCACCGGCAGGAGGATTTGACGCGGGCATTGTTCAGCCGTCGGCCCTGGCAAGTCCGGCCGGCCAAGACCGTCGCGAAGTGATCGTGATCATTCGCGATCCCGACCAACCCGACACCCAGCCGCGTGTGTTGACCATTCGCCAACCCAGCGAAGCGCTGATGAATTCTTTGATGACGCACTGA
- a CDS encoding DUF6798 domain-containing protein, producing the protein MAAKLKNVPTRSVDDSPFRWAVDGSEWLLLTLLIFGFSGDLPPMVNEAHYLVKAKNFWNPDWCSGDLFAASGKAHATFYWVFGWLTKFFSLETTAWIARWIGWALLAAGLQRLCRAVFGRPWFAWTVLVLWAVGIERANLAGEWVFGGTEAKIPAYGLLLFGITAMVRQQWNRCWIFMGASSAFHVLVGGWSVLSAMLVWGLTQRPIWHRPLASMSIPLPRIFQPGLFIGGLVALAGLVPALWLTIHQPQELSVQAAKIYVYVRLPHHLLSSSFPAHWFTRHLGLIAIAAVMTWIYDRRLRFSDGNQSHANGVIRRLSIFTSGTVLIALIGWFVDVAPWFGSDFKASVLRYYWFRMTDVMVPLQLGVATTGVMVSSLRASDEAGGGMISRRRPATLIALILITIAIVLATQTTYRRVALGVPPSASNRLLGYDPHAPVHVQRKVFADWLKVCDFIRYSTDTGEVFLTPRHQQTFKWYAQRGEVVNFKDVPQDAESLIQWEQRFRDVFPQRLGTMRVTIQYSKLREYRRKYGVRYMLVDRRVCGQHLPLVQVYPRDPETNDTYAIYELPPL; encoded by the coding sequence ATGGCTGCGAAGCTGAAAAACGTTCCCACCCGGTCTGTCGACGATTCCCCGTTCCGCTGGGCGGTCGATGGTTCCGAATGGCTGCTGTTGACCCTGCTGATCTTTGGATTCAGCGGCGATTTGCCCCCGATGGTCAACGAAGCCCATTACCTGGTCAAAGCAAAGAACTTTTGGAATCCGGATTGGTGCTCGGGCGACCTGTTCGCCGCATCGGGCAAGGCACATGCCACTTTCTATTGGGTGTTCGGTTGGCTGACCAAGTTCTTCAGCCTGGAAACGACGGCCTGGATCGCGAGGTGGATCGGATGGGCACTATTGGCCGCCGGGCTTCAACGGTTGTGCCGCGCGGTGTTCGGCCGACCTTGGTTTGCATGGACCGTCTTGGTTCTGTGGGCCGTCGGAATTGAACGCGCGAACTTGGCCGGCGAATGGGTGTTCGGTGGCACCGAGGCAAAGATCCCTGCTTACGGTTTGCTGCTGTTTGGGATCACCGCGATGGTGCGGCAACAGTGGAATCGCTGTTGGATATTCATGGGCGCATCGTCGGCGTTCCACGTTTTGGTCGGCGGATGGAGCGTGTTGTCGGCGATGCTGGTTTGGGGGCTGACGCAGCGACCGATTTGGCATCGCCCCCTGGCATCGATGTCGATTCCCCTGCCGCGCATTTTCCAGCCGGGGTTGTTCATCGGTGGTTTGGTAGCCTTGGCGGGGTTGGTTCCGGCGCTTTGGCTGACGATTCACCAACCACAGGAATTGTCCGTTCAAGCGGCGAAGATCTACGTCTACGTTCGTCTGCCCCACCATTTACTGTCCAGCAGTTTTCCCGCCCACTGGTTTACGCGGCATTTAGGGCTGATCGCAATCGCCGCGGTGATGACATGGATCTACGATCGACGTTTGCGATTTTCCGATGGAAACCAATCGCATGCCAATGGTGTGATCCGACGTCTGTCGATATTCACGTCGGGAACCGTATTGATCGCATTGATCGGCTGGTTCGTGGATGTGGCGCCCTGGTTTGGATCCGATTTCAAAGCAAGCGTGCTGCGATACTATTGGTTTCGCATGACCGATGTGATGGTGCCACTGCAGTTAGGTGTGGCGACCACCGGTGTGATGGTGTCATCGCTGCGGGCAAGCGACGAAGCCGGCGGTGGGATGATCAGTCGACGCCGTCCAGCAACGTTGATCGCACTGATATTGATCACCATTGCGATCGTGCTGGCAACGCAGACGACGTATCGGCGGGTTGCGCTGGGGGTTCCGCCGTCGGCCAGCAATCGATTGTTGGGCTATGACCCGCACGCTCCGGTTCATGTGCAACGCAAAGTCTTTGCGGATTGGCTGAAGGTTTGTGACTTCATCCGCTACAGCACCGACACGGGCGAAGTGTTTTTGACGCCGCGGCATCAGCAGACGTTCAAGTGGTACGCCCAGCGGGGCGAGGTGGTGAACTTTAAAGACGTTCCACAGGATGCGGAATCATTGATCCAGTGGGAACAACGGTTTCGCGATGTCTTTCCTCAGCGGCTTGGCACCATGCGAGTCACGATCCAGTATTCCAAGCTACGTGAGTATCGCCGGAAATACGGCGTGCGTTACATGTTGGTCGACCGCCGCGTCTGCGGGCAACACTTGCCATTGGTCCAGGTGTATCCACGCGATCCGGAAACCAATGACACCTACGCGATCTACGAATTACCGCCGCTGTGA
- a CDS encoding PepSY domain-containing protein, whose product MSATLDNPPTRSTSPKVDCVVAEAQDNADQTPRRTPKRKTLGQKIGKSLVMGMRRVHLYSGIFMFPFVLLYGFSGWFFNHPRYFRDGEVTKFSVVPAKADGPGVVLPSADDLAEAVIEEMNLESFLYGGPEIMLSAEKRPAYSGFLTYTVNSDEATHDISVNPVTGTGEIRSTPVQAADDSKPAAKPNPMAAIQRAELSDNPMEEVRQAIPGLLDHLGLSSGEAFGGRRAPNLVFAAEADGVPCLVTYNLGNNSISSIRQDARPSMDTMNLMRRMHLARMYTPQMDIRWVWALVVDAMFVSMVFWGISGLFMWWQVKRTRWLGGGFLIASLVFTSVIVVGMHDNLTQGGSRRGGGGHGSSSAAATEHIATSHR is encoded by the coding sequence ATGTCAGCGACTTTAGATAACCCACCGACTCGGTCGACTTCGCCAAAGGTTGATTGCGTTGTCGCCGAGGCACAGGACAACGCCGACCAGACTCCTCGCCGCACACCAAAGAGGAAGACGCTGGGGCAAAAGATCGGCAAGTCGCTCGTGATGGGAATGCGGCGCGTCCATCTTTACAGTGGAATCTTCATGTTTCCATTCGTTTTGCTGTACGGCTTCAGCGGCTGGTTCTTTAACCATCCGCGATATTTCCGTGACGGCGAAGTCACCAAGTTTTCGGTGGTTCCGGCCAAAGCCGACGGCCCCGGCGTTGTCCTTCCGTCGGCCGATGATTTGGCCGAAGCGGTGATTGAAGAAATGAATCTGGAATCATTTCTTTACGGTGGCCCGGAAATCATGTTGTCCGCGGAAAAGCGTCCGGCCTACAGCGGCTTTCTGACGTACACCGTCAATAGCGACGAGGCCACGCATGACATCAGCGTCAATCCGGTGACCGGCACTGGCGAAATCCGCAGCACTCCGGTGCAAGCGGCTGACGACTCCAAGCCCGCGGCCAAACCGAATCCGATGGCGGCGATTCAACGTGCGGAGCTTTCCGATAATCCGATGGAGGAAGTCCGCCAAGCCATTCCCGGTCTGCTGGACCATTTGGGACTCTCATCGGGTGAAGCCTTCGGCGGACGTCGCGCCCCCAACTTGGTCTTTGCGGCCGAAGCGGACGGGGTTCCCTGTTTGGTGACTTACAACCTTGGCAACAATTCGATCAGTTCCATCCGGCAAGACGCGCGCCCATCGATGGACACGATGAATCTGATGCGTCGAATGCATTTGGCACGCATGTACACCCCGCAGATGGACATCCGCTGGGTCTGGGCTTTGGTCGTCGACGCGATGTTTGTGTCGATGGTGTTTTGGGGCATCTCGGGTTTGTTCATGTGGTGGCAAGTCAAACGCACCCGATGGCTGGGCGGCGGTTTTTTGATCGCCAGCCTGGTTTTCACGTCGGTGATCGTTGTCGGAATGCACGACAACCTGACCCAGGGTGGCTCCCGACGTGGTGGCGGAGGTCATGGATCGTCGTCTGCCGCAGCGACCGAACACATCGCTACCTCCCATCGCTGA